Within the Streptomyces sp. NBC_00353 genome, the region AAGAGGTACCTCGACCCGGGCGTACGAGCGGAAGTTGGCCAGCGAGAGATGCGTGACATGCATGGGTGTACGCCGACCTTCCCGGCTTCCTGCTCCGTGCTCCGTAGCGCGGGCCGGTGATGCTGGTCCGGCCCGCCTTGCGTTGCGGTTACTTCTTGTTCTCGACCGCGTGGCCGCCGAACTGGTTGCGCAGCGCCGCGATCATCTTCATCTGCGGGGAGTCGTCCTGCCGCGAGGCGAAACGCGCGAAGAGCGACGCGGTGATCGCGGGCAGCGGCACCGCGTTGTCGATCGCCGCCTCCACCGTCCAGCGTCCCTCACCCGAGTCGGCGGCGAAGCCGCGCAGCTTGTCGAGGTGCTCGTCGTCGTCCAGCGCGTTGACCGCCAGGTCGAGCAGCCAGGAACGGATGACCGTGCCCTCCTGCCAGGAGCGGAAGACCTCACGTACGTCGGTGACGGAGTCGACCTTCTCCAGCAGTTCCCAGCCCTCGGCGTAGGCCTGCATCATGGCGTACTCGATGCCGTTGTGGACCATCTTCGCGAAGTGGCCGGCGCCGACCTTGCCCGCGTGGACGGAGCCGAAGTCACCCTCCGGCTTCAGGGCGTCGAAGATCGGCTGGACCTTCGCCACGTGGGCGGCGTCGCCGCCGTACATCAGCGCGTAGCCGTTCTCCAGGCCCCAGACGCCACCGGAGACACCGCAGTCGACGAAGCCGATGCCCTTGATGCCCAGCTCGACCGCGTGCTTCTCGTCGTCCGTCCAGCGGGAGTTCCCGCCGTCCACGACGATGTCGCCGGGCGACAGCAGCGCGGCCAGCTCGTCGATCGTGGACTGTGTCGCCGCACCGGCCGGGACCATCACCCAGATGACCCGCGGGCCCTTCAGCTTGCCCACAAGCTCTTCGAGACTGTGGACATCGGAGACGTCCGGATTGCGGTCATAACCGAGGACGGTGTGGCCTGCGCGGCGGATGCGCTCGCGCATGTTGCCGCCCATCTTGCCGAGGCCGACGAGACCGAGCTCCATCAGAGATTCCTTAAGCGTTGTGCCGATTCGTACCCAAAGCCGAGCGTACGCCCGGGCGGGGACAGGCCGACGGGCATGCTCGGCGCTGAGCGTGCCCGTCGGGATCTGCCGTGACGGACCGACGGTCGTATCAGCCGGAGAGGCGGACCGGCATGATCAGGTACTTGTACGCGTCATCCGCCTCGGCATCCACCGCGGGCCGGCCGCTGAGCAGCGCAGGCTTGGTGGACGTCGTGAAGGAGAGCTGGGCGACCGGGGAGTCGATCGCGCTGAGCCCGTCGAGCAGGAACGTCGGGTTGAAGGCGATCGAGATGTCGTCGCCGTCCAGCACGGCGTCGACACGCTCCACAGCCTGTGCATCGTCGCTGGAACCGGCTTCCAGGATCAGCACACCCTGCTCGAAGCTGAGCCGCACCGGGGTGTTCCGCTCGGCGACGAGAGCCACACGCTTGACAGCCTCGACGAACGGGGCGGTCTCGATCACCGCGACCGAGTTGAACTCGGTGGGGAACAGCGTCCGGTACTTCGGCAGATCACCTTCGAGCAGCCGCGTGGTGGTTCGCCGGCCCGCGCCCTCGAAGCCGATGAGGCCCTCACCGGCACCCGAGCCGGACAGGGCCAGAGTCACCGTGTCCCCACTGGTCAGCGCCTTGGCGGTATCCAGCAGCGTCTTGGCGGGCACCAGGGCGACGGCCGAGGCGTCCGGGTTCTCCGGCTTCCACAGGAACTCACGGACCGCGAAGCGGTAGCGGTCGGTGGAGGCCAGGGTGACCGTGTCGCCCTCGATCTCGATCCGCACACCGGTCAGGACGGGCAGCGTGTCGTCGCGACCCGCCGCGATGGCGACCTGGGCGGCGGCGGAGGCGAAGACCTCGCCGGGGACCGTGCCCGTCGCGGTCGGCATCTGCGGCAGCGCCGGGTACTCCTCCACAGGAAGGGTGTGGAGTGTGAATCGCGAGGAGCCGCAGACCACCGTGGCCCGTACACCGTCGGTGGAAATCTCCACCGGGCGGTTGGGAAGGGCGCGGCAGATGTCGGCGAGCAGTCGGCCGGAGACCAGCACCGTGCCGTCCTCCTCGACCTCGGCGTCCACCGAGACCCGGGCCGAGACCTCGTAGTCGAAGCTCGAGAAGCTGAGAGCCCCGTCCTCAGCCTTCAGCAGAAGGCCCGCAAGAACGGGCGCCGGCGGACGGGCCGGAAGGCTGCGAGCCACCCAGGCCACCGCCTCCGCGAGTACATCGCGCTCCACCCGGATCTTCACCGGAACCGCCTCCTGCTGTTGCTCGCTCGCCCTGCTGGCCTTCGTCGTCTGGTCGGGGTCACTCCGCCGATGGCAGGAGGAGGACGCCGGGGACCAGTCTGACGTACGGCACCGACACTCGGTGCTGCTCGGGGTCAAGTCGCGACAAGAGGTTCGGGGAGCTCCGGCGTCGAGTTGTGCACAGGCCCCACTTCGAAGCAGATTCCGAGCTAACTCTAAGTGGCAGTAGTAGTAGGGGCTGTGGAAACCGTGGATAACGTCGTTTCCGCAGGTCAGACCCCATTTTTTGTCCACCGGCCCTGTGGGCGGCACCGGTGGACAACCCGGTGTTTCTGTGGACACACGAAAGTTCTGCACACCCGATGCACAGGGCGGGGGTGTTTCTCCCCAGGGCTGTCCCCAGCTTTACCCAGGTTCCCCACAGCCCAACCAGGCTCCTTGGTGTGACGCCTTTCACTCTGCGCGGTGAAAGGCGGTGTCACGTTGCCGAACAGTGGACAGGGGTGTGGAGAAGCTGGGGACAACATGGCCCTGCCTGTGGGCCGCCAGTGGACAACATCGGATGCTCCTTGTGGACGAATATTCTGTCCACAGGCTGTGGATCACTGTTGGCCACAAATCCCCAGGCTCTTGACCTGGCCTGATGAAGTATCGGCCGTCGTCCCTGTGGAAGCAGTATGGACAACTTGGTGGTCCCCAGGCTGTGGAGGGCGAATTCTCCCCAGATCTGTGGAGAACCCCAGGTCGGAGGCATGTATTCGAACACCGGGGTCGCGACGGAGACGCACGGAAGCCGTTCGAAGGGGTCTCGGACGCGCTCCGGACGCCCGTCGGAAGCGTTCTTGAGGCCCGTCGAGACGGTGCGGGGGTCCGCGGAGACGTTTCAGAAGCCCCCTGGAGGACCTCGGGGAGACCTTCGCGGGCGTCCCCGAAACGACGAAGGGCGCCCCGAGGACTGTGTGAGAGTCCGTCCGGGGCGCCCGTCCGGCGCCGTACAGAGAACGTGACAGATGCCGTACCGGCGCTCCGTCAGCCGTTCTTGATGCGGTTGGTGAGTTCGGTGACCTGGTTGTAGATGGAGCGTCGCTCCGCCATCAGCGCACGGATCTTGCGGTCAGCGTGCATCACGGTCGTATGGTCGCGACCGCCGAACTGCGCGCCGATCTTGGGCAGCGAGAGATCGGTCAGCTCGCGGCAGAGGTACATCGCGATCTGGCGAGCTGTCACCAGCACCCGGCTGCGCGAGGATCCGCAGAGATCCTCCACCGTCAGACCGAAGTAGTCCGCGGTCGCCGCCATGATGGCCGACGCCGTGATTTCCGGGGCCGAGTCCTCGCCGCCCGGGATCAGGTCCTTGAGCACGATCTCGGTCAGTCCGAGGTCCACCGGCTGCCGGTTGAGGCTGGCGAAGGCCGTCACCCGGATCAGCGCGCCCTCCAGCTCGCGGATGTTGCGCGAGATACGGGACGCGATGAACTCCAGGACCTCCGGCGGGGCGTTGAGCTGCTCCTGCACAGCCTTCTTGCGGAGGATCGCGATCCGCGTCTCCAGCTCCGGCGGCTGCACATCGGTGGTCAGCCCCCACTCGAAGCGGTTCCGCAGCCGGTCCTCCAGGGTGACCAGCTGCTTGGGCGGCCGGTCCGAGGACAGCACGATCTGCTTGTTGGCGTTGTGGAGCGTATTGAAGGTGTGGAAGAACTCCTCCTGCGTCGACTCCTTGCTCGCCAGGAACTGGATGTCGTCGACCAGCAGGATGTCCACATCGCGGTACCGCTTGCGGAAGGTGTCGCCCTTGCCGTCGCGGATCGAGTTGATGAACTCGTTGGTGAACTCCTCGGAGCTCACGTAGCGCACCCGGGTGCCCGGGTAGAGGCTGCGCGCGTAGTGCCCGATGGCATGCAGCAAGTGGGTCTTGCCGAGCCCCGACTCCCCATAGATGAAGAGGGGGTTGTACGCCTTCGCGGGTGCCTCGGCGACGGCGACGGCAGCCGCGTGCGCGAACCGGTTGGACGCGCCGATGACAAAGGTGTCGAAGAGGTACTTCGGGTTCAGCCGGGCATGCGGCTCGCCGGGACCGGGCGCGGGTGCGGGCTGTGCGCCCATCGGCCCGGTGGCGCCGCCGGGGCGTCCGGTGCCGGGACCACCCTGCCGGTGCTGGGGCTCGGGCAGGGCGTGACGCCCCGGGCGCTGTTGCTCGTAACCCTGGCGCTCGGGCGGCTGCGACCGGTAGTCGTGCTGCGGCTGCTGCGGACGGTAGTCGTGCTGCTGCTCACGCCACTGCTCCGCGGATGTGTCGCGCTCCTGGAAACCGCCGAGCCGGGGCTGCTGCCAGGAAAGATCCTCAGGAGTGCGCGGCCAGGCGCCCGGCTCGGGGCGCTGCTGCTGGTAGTCGGGGTAGGCCGGCCGGGCCGTCGGCATGCCGTCGTCCGCGGGCCGGTGGCCGTAACCCTCGTACCCGTCGTCCTGCTGCCGTTCGTCGTGCTGCGGTCCCTGGTAGCGGTGCTGCTGCGGCTGCTGGGACTGGTGCATCGGGGGCGCCGGCGGGTTCGGCGGTTCGCCGGCGGAGTCGTCGACGGTGATCGCGATCCGGATCGGGCGGCCGCACTCCCGGCTCAGCGTTTCGCTGATGAGCGGCGCGAGCCGGCCCTCCAGGACACGCTTGCCCCATTCGTTGGGGACGGCGAGCAGTGCAGTGTCGGCGACGAGTGCGAGCGGCTGGCAGCGCTCGATCCACTGCTTGTCCTTCGGCTCGATGCCCTGCTGGCCCTCCCCGAGGAGCTGCTCCAGCACTCGTGGCCACACTGCGGCAAGATCGGCAGGTACGTCAGCCACAAGGCACGCTCTCTCGCTGGTCCCACGAATGTGTGGTTCTCGGGACGGGATGGGTAAGGCCCGGCAGGCGGGAAGAAAAAGAACCGGAGTTCAGCCACGGTAGTCAGGCCGACCCGCGTCGTTCAAGTTGTTGTCCACAGGCTGTGTACAGCGCGGGTCGTGGTAAGGCCGTCGCAGGGCCACCGCAGAGCCGGTTTGACCGGATGGCGTAGCCGCGCGTACCGTGACCAGGTCGAGTTGTCGATGGCTGCTGCCGCCTGCCTCCGATGGGCAAAGATCACGATCAGTGATTGTGAAGCGGTGCACTAAGGCGTTTACGCGAGTCTCTCGTGGGCGCACGGTGACAGCCAGGCGATGTCCCGCCAACACACGATCATTTCTGGAGCCCCCGAGTGAGCAAGCGCACCTTCCAGCCGAACAACCGTCGTCGCGCGAAGACCCACGGCTTCCGGCTGCGTATGCGCACCCGTGCCGGCCGCGCGATTCTCGCGTCCCGCCGTGGCAAGGGTCGCGCCAACCTGTCCGCCTGATCGCGTACAGGTCATGACGTGCTGCCTACCGAGAATCGGCTGAGGCGGCGCGAGGACTTCGCGACCGCAGTACGTCGAGGACGCCGGGCCGGCCGCCCGCTACTCGTCGTTCATCTACGCAGCGGTGCAACGGACCCGCACGTGACTGGGGAGAGTGCTCCCCCGCCGCGTGCGGGTTTCGTTGTCAGCAAAGCCGTGGGTGGCGCGGTCGTACGCACAGCGGTGA harbors:
- the rpmH gene encoding 50S ribosomal protein L34, producing the protein MSKRTFQPNNRRRAKTHGFRLRMRTRAGRAILASRRGKGRANLSA
- the dnaN gene encoding DNA polymerase III subunit beta — protein: MKIRVERDVLAEAVAWVARSLPARPPAPVLAGLLLKAEDGALSFSSFDYEVSARVSVDAEVEEDGTVLVSGRLLADICRALPNRPVEISTDGVRATVVCGSSRFTLHTLPVEEYPALPQMPTATGTVPGEVFASAAAQVAIAAGRDDTLPVLTGVRIEIEGDTVTLASTDRYRFAVREFLWKPENPDASAVALVPAKTLLDTAKALTSGDTVTLALSGSGAGEGLIGFEGAGRRTTTRLLEGDLPKYRTLFPTEFNSVAVIETAPFVEAVKRVALVAERNTPVRLSFEQGVLILEAGSSDDAQAVERVDAVLDGDDISIAFNPTFLLDGLSAIDSPVAQLSFTTSTKPALLSGRPAVDAEADDAYKYLIMPVRLSG
- the rnpA gene encoding ribonuclease P protein component, which codes for MLPTENRLRRREDFATAVRRGRRAGRPLLVVHLRSGATDPHVTGESAPPPRAGFVVSKAVGGAVVRTAVKRRLRHLVRERLALLPPGSLVVVRALPGSGDADHEQLARDLDAALQRLLGGGVR
- the gnd gene encoding phosphogluconate dehydrogenase (NAD(+)-dependent, decarboxylating) gives rise to the protein MELGLVGLGKMGGNMRERIRRAGHTVLGYDRNPDVSDVHSLEELVGKLKGPRVIWVMVPAGAATQSTIDELAALLSPGDIVVDGGNSRWTDDEKHAVELGIKGIGFVDCGVSGGVWGLENGYALMYGGDAAHVAKVQPIFDALKPEGDFGSVHAGKVGAGHFAKMVHNGIEYAMMQAYAEGWELLEKVDSVTDVREVFRSWQEGTVIRSWLLDLAVNALDDDEHLDKLRGFAADSGEGRWTVEAAIDNAVPLPAITASLFARFASRQDDSPQMKMIAALRNQFGGHAVENKK
- the dnaA gene encoding chromosomal replication initiator protein DnaA, which produces MADVPADLAAVWPRVLEQLLGEGQQGIEPKDKQWIERCQPLALVADTALLAVPNEWGKRVLEGRLAPLISETLSRECGRPIRIAITVDDSAGEPPNPPAPPMHQSQQPQQHRYQGPQHDERQQDDGYEGYGHRPADDGMPTARPAYPDYQQQRPEPGAWPRTPEDLSWQQPRLGGFQERDTSAEQWREQQHDYRPQQPQHDYRSQPPERQGYEQQRPGRHALPEPQHRQGGPGTGRPGGATGPMGAQPAPAPGPGEPHARLNPKYLFDTFVIGASNRFAHAAAVAVAEAPAKAYNPLFIYGESGLGKTHLLHAIGHYARSLYPGTRVRYVSSEEFTNEFINSIRDGKGDTFRKRYRDVDILLVDDIQFLASKESTQEEFFHTFNTLHNANKQIVLSSDRPPKQLVTLEDRLRNRFEWGLTTDVQPPELETRIAILRKKAVQEQLNAPPEVLEFIASRISRNIRELEGALIRVTAFASLNRQPVDLGLTEIVLKDLIPGGEDSAPEITASAIMAATADYFGLTVEDLCGSSRSRVLVTARQIAMYLCRELTDLSLPKIGAQFGGRDHTTVMHADRKIRALMAERRSIYNQVTELTNRIKNG